The following proteins are co-located in the Anser cygnoides isolate HZ-2024a breed goose chromosome 2, Taihu_goose_T2T_genome, whole genome shotgun sequence genome:
- the PALS2 gene encoding protein PALS2, which yields MQQVLDNLTDLPTSTGAEEIDLIFLKGIMENPIVRSLAKAHERLEDSKLEAVSDNNLELVNEILEDISPLINKDENIAELVGILKEPHFQSLLEAHDIVASKCYDSPPSSPEVNNSSVNNQIVPVDAIRILGIHKRAGEPLGVTFRVENNDLVIARILHGGMIDRQGLLHVGDIIKEVNGHEVGNNPKELQELLKNISGSVTLKILPSYRDTVIPQQVFVKCHFDYNPYNDNLIPCKEAGLKFSKGEILQIVNREDPNWWQASHVKEGGSAGLIPSQFLEEKRKAFVRRDWDNSGPFCGTISSKKKKKMMYLTTRNAEFDRHEIQIYEEVAKMPPFQRKTLVLIGAQGVGRRSLKNRFIVLNPTRFGTTVPFTSRKPRDDEKDGQAYRFVSRAEMEMDIKAGRYLEHGEYEGNLYGTKIDSILEVVQTGRTCILDVNPQALKILRTSEFMPYVVFIAAPELETLRAMHKAVVDAGITTKLLTDTDLKKTVDESARIQRAYNHYFDLTIVNDNLDKAFEKLQTAIEKLRLEPQWVPISWVY from the exons GCTCATGAGCGACTAGAAGATTCTAAACTTGAGGCTGTCAGTGACAACAACCTGGAGCTGGTGAATGAAATTCTTGAAGACATCAGTCCCTTAATAAATAAAGATGAGAATATTGCAGAATTGGTTGGAATACTGAAGGAGCCTCATTTTCAG TCACTCTTGGAAGCACATGATATTGTGGCTTCAAAATGTTACGATTCCCCTCCTTCTAGCCCAGAAGTCAATAATTCTTCAGTGAACAACCAAATTGTTCCAGTAGATGCTATTCGTATTCTTGGAATTCACAAAAGAGCAGGAGAACCACTG GGTGTTACGTTTAGAGTTGAGAACAATGATCTGGTAATAGCACGAATTCTCCATGGCGGAATGATAGATCGACAAGGTCTTCTGCATGTAGGTGACATTATTAAAGAGGTGAATGGCCATGAAGTTGGAAACAATCCAAAAGAACTGCAGGAACTGCTGAAAAATATCAGTGGCAGTGTCACTCTGAAGATTCTCCCCAGCTACAGAGACACTGTTATTCCTCAACAG gTTTTTGTGAAGTGTCATTTTGATTATAATCCATATAATGACAACCTCATCCCATGCAAAGAAGCAGGTTTGAAATTTTCTAAAGGAGAAATTCTTCAGATCGTAAACCGTGAAGATCCAAATTGGTGGCAG gCTAGTCATGTCAAAGAAGGAGGAAGTGCGGGGCTTATTCCTAGCCAGTtcctggaagagaagagaaaagcttttgttaGGAGGGACTGGGACAACTCAG GGCCTTTCTGTGGAACaataagcagcaaaaaaaagaaaaagatgatgtaCCTCACTACAAGAAATGCAG AATTTGATCGTCATGAAATCCAGATCTATGAGGAAGTAGCCAAAATGCCTccttttcagaggaaaacaCTGGTCTTAATTGGCGCCCAAGGAGTGGGGCGAAGAAGCTTGAAGAACAGGTTTATAGTACTGAATCCTACTAGGTTTGGAACTACGGTGCCAT ttaCTTCACGAAAGCCAAGGGATGATGAAAAGGATGGGCAAGCATACAGATTTGTGTCACGAGCTGAAATGGAGATGGATATTAAAGCTGGCAGATACCTAGAGCATGGAGAATATGAAGGAAATCTTTATGGCACTAAAATTGATTCTATCCTTGAAGTTGTTCAGACAGGAAGGACCTGCATCTTGGATGTGAATCCACAG GCCCTGAAAATACTGAGGACTTCAGAATTCATGCCCTATGTAGTGTTTATTGCTGCTCCGGAGCTGGAGACTTTGCGTGCTATGCATAAGGCTGTGGTAGATGCTGGAATTACAACCAAACTTCTCACT GACactgatttgaaaaaaacagttgatGAAAGTGCCCGGATCCAGCGAGCGTACAACCACTATTTTGATCTGACCATTGTAAATGACAACCTAGACAAAGCCTTTGAGAAGCTACAGACTGCTATAGAGAAACTGAGGCTGGAACCACAGTGGGTCCCAATTAGCTGGGTATATTGA